Proteins from a genomic interval of Clostridium scatologenes:
- a CDS encoding glycogen/starch/alpha-glucan phosphorylase, which translates to MYIDKKNIKMDFINELTTMYSEDIDEASNLHKYFALAKLVKKYSSQNWMRTNRKYKNTKKKQVYYFSMEFLIGRLLGNNLLNLGIKDTCKEALSELGISLNELEEIENDAGLGNGGLGRLAACFLDSMASLNIPGHGCGIRYYYGLFQQKIINGYQVEIPDHWLRDGNMWETRKEDKAVRIKFGGNVHSIMENNSLKFIHENYEEILAVPYDTPVIGYNTDTVNTLRLWNAETLDDDFDFATFNKGQYSKALEYKNSIESISQVLYPDDSKEEGKLLRLKQQYFLVSAGLQSIVRYYKKINVPINELNKYIAVQINDTHPSMAVAELMRILIDEENMTWDESFKITTNIMSYTNHTILSEALEKWPINMFKKLLPRIYMIIEEINRRFCEEIQNKYPNDTKKLNDMSIIFNGEIKMAHLAIVGSHSVNGVAKLHTELLKNKELKNFNEFYSGKFNNKTNGITHRRWLVKANPRLTEILCKTIGNQWIKNPLELEKFTNYAKDLNIQNKIREVKEKNKIDFCNYAKKIYDIDINPYSIFDVQVKRLHAYKRQLLNAFNILNLYYKLKENPSLDIIPRTFFFGGKAAPGYYLAKQIIKFINTVAVKINNDKDAIHGKLNVIFLPNYSVSLAEKIIPCADVSEQISTATKEASGTGNMKFMMNGSITIATLDGANIEIKEAVGDENIIIFGMNKEEVLSLEENKNYKANNYYYSDSRLMKIINSLVDNSLNVSSSEFKDIYSSLLEKNDEYFVLKDFDSYTKAQDKIDNLYRNKNKWQKMCIMNIGKSGIFSSDNTIKKYAKEIWHV; encoded by the coding sequence ATGTACATTGACAAAAAAAATATTAAAATGGATTTTATAAACGAACTCACTACTATGTATTCTGAAGATATTGATGAAGCATCTAATCTGCATAAATACTTTGCCCTTGCAAAACTAGTAAAAAAGTATTCATCACAAAACTGGATGAGAACTAATAGAAAATATAAAAATACTAAAAAAAAACAAGTATACTATTTTTCTATGGAATTTCTAATAGGCAGGCTTTTGGGAAATAATTTATTGAATTTAGGAATAAAAGATACTTGTAAAGAAGCTTTAAGTGAACTGGGTATTAGTTTAAATGAACTTGAAGAAATTGAAAATGATGCTGGTCTTGGTAATGGTGGATTAGGAAGACTGGCCGCTTGTTTTCTTGATTCAATGGCTTCTCTAAATATTCCTGGTCATGGATGCGGTATAAGATATTATTACGGACTTTTTCAACAAAAAATAATAAATGGATATCAAGTTGAGATTCCTGACCATTGGCTAAGGGATGGAAACATGTGGGAAACAAGAAAAGAGGATAAAGCTGTTAGAATTAAATTTGGTGGTAATGTACATTCTATAATGGAAAACAATTCTTTAAAATTTATACATGAAAATTATGAAGAAATTCTAGCTGTACCTTATGATACCCCTGTAATAGGCTATAACACAGATACAGTTAATACTCTAAGACTTTGGAATGCTGAAACTTTAGATGATGATTTTGACTTTGCAACCTTTAACAAAGGACAATATTCAAAAGCTTTAGAATATAAAAATTCTATTGAATCCATATCTCAAGTGCTATATCCTGATGATTCAAAAGAAGAAGGTAAATTATTAAGACTTAAACAACAATATTTTTTAGTAAGTGCAGGACTTCAAAGCATAGTTAGATATTATAAAAAAATTAATGTTCCTATTAATGAATTAAATAAATATATCGCTGTTCAAATAAATGACACCCATCCATCTATGGCTGTTGCAGAACTTATGAGAATACTAATCGATGAAGAAAATATGACATGGGATGAATCCTTTAAAATTACTACAAATATTATGTCTTACACAAATCACACTATACTTTCAGAAGCTCTTGAAAAATGGCCTATAAACATGTTCAAAAAACTTTTACCAAGAATTTATATGATAATAGAAGAAATAAATAGACGTTTTTGTGAAGAAATACAAAATAAATATCCAAATGATACCAAAAAACTTAATGATATGTCTATAATATTTAATGGTGAAATAAAAATGGCTCACTTAGCTATAGTAGGAAGTCACTCCGTTAATGGTGTTGCCAAACTTCATACAGAGCTTTTGAAAAATAAAGAGTTAAAAAACTTCAACGAATTCTATAGTGGAAAATTTAATAACAAAACTAATGGTATAACTCATAGAAGATGGCTTGTTAAAGCAAATCCACGTCTTACGGAAATTTTATGTAAGACTATAGGAAATCAATGGATTAAAAATCCTTTAGAATTAGAAAAATTCACTAACTATGCTAAAGATTTAAATATTCAAAATAAAATTAGAGAGGTAAAAGAAAAAAACAAAATAGATTTTTGCAACTATGCAAAAAAAATATATGACATAGATATAAATCCTTATTCTATATTTGATGTGCAGGTAAAAAGACTGCATGCATATAAAAGACAACTGCTAAATGCCTTTAATATATTAAATCTATATTATAAGCTTAAGGAAAATCCATCCTTAGATATTATACCAAGAACATTTTTCTTTGGCGGAAAAGCTGCACCTGGTTATTATCTTGCAAAGCAAATCATAAAATTTATTAATACAGTGGCAGTGAAAATTAATAATGATAAGGATGCTATTCATGGAAAATTAAATGTTATATTTTTACCTAATTATTCTGTATCCTTAGCTGAAAAAATAATTCCTTGTGCTGATGTAAGTGAACAGATATCAACAGCAACTAAGGAAGCTTCTGGAACTGGAAATATGAAATTTATGATGAATGGATCAATAACTATTGCCACTTTAGATGGAGCTAACATTGAAATTAAAGAAGCTGTAGGAGATGAAAATATAATCATATTTGGTATGAATAAAGAAGAAGTACTTTCCTTAGAAGAAAATAAAAATTACAAAGCAAATAACTATTACTATTCAGATTCTAGACTTATGAAAATTATAAATTCTCTTGTAGATAATTCTTTAAATGTATCATCCTCTGAATTTAAAGATATATATTCATCACTTTTAGAAAAAAATGATGAATACTTTGTTCTAAAGGATTTTGATTCTTATACAAAAGCTCAAGATAAAATAGATAATCTTTATAGAAATAAAAATAAATGGCAAAAAATGTGTATAATGAACATTGGAAAATCAGGCATTTTCTCTTCTGACAATACCATAAAAAAATATGCAAAGGAAATATGGCACGTTTAA
- a CDS encoding DUF7662 domain-containing protein — MARGDKYIELKRYLQRSTLPIITLSFKDIEQIIGDTLPKSAYDHAEAWWANDYTHSQAIAWIDAGYETDYVTDIYENEKVTFVKR, encoded by the coding sequence ATGGCAAGAGGAGATAAATACATTGAACTGAAAAGATATCTACAAAGGTCAACGTTACCTATTATTACACTGTCATTTAAAGATATTGAACAAATTATAGGAGACACATTACCTAAATCAGCTTATGATCACGCTGAGGCATGGTGGGCAAATGATTATACTCATTCACAAGCAATAGCGTGGATAGATGCAGGATATGAAACAGATTATGTAACTGATATATACGAAAATGAAAAAGTTACTTTTGTAAAACGTTAA
- a CDS encoding chemotaxis protein CheA, which yields MLDMFLFETNQLIEQLEEIIIQCEKDKKLQEEDINEIFRIMHTIKGSSAMMMFNNISVLAHSLEDLFFFIRENKVTSIDFEKLSELVLSGIDFIKAEIDKLENFNEADGNSDTLVEGIKAHLSIMKGNEDESNEICLEKNEEDKTQYYVGSFKEEPSDIKVTKYSVCILFEEDCEMENIRAYTVWHNIKDITTEIYYFPEDIMEDNDSAEIIKKDGFLMYFATDKSRLEVEALLNQTAFVRNMEINEIDEYPEKITAPSFQEEDTNVCNTEEKQKICEVEHVNNKNSENKSKTSKQQSIISVNISKLDMLMDLVGEIVISEAMVTRNPEIESLQLDSFNKAARQLRKLTNELQDIVMSIRMVPVSMTFHKMNRIVRDMSKKLNKEVELEIIGEETEVDKNIIDHLSDPLMHLIRNSVDHGLEDKETRIKNGKPEKGKITLEARGEGGDVWIVIKDDGKGMDREKILSKAKENGLLTKNPNELTDKEVFSFILLPGFSTKEKVTEFSGRGVGMDVVKKNIDSIGGSIVIDSISGEGTTIVIKIPLTLAIIDGMEIAVGKTKYTIPTTSIRESFKPSAKDVTEDCDGNEIIMIRGQCYPVLRIHRAFNIETQVNSIEDGIMVMVDGDLKSACIFADRLLGEQQVVVKALPKYIKKVKGIAGCTILGDGSISLIIDVNGILERL from the coding sequence ATGTTGGATATGTTCCTTTTTGAAACAAATCAGCTTATAGAACAATTAGAAGAAATAATAATTCAGTGTGAGAAAGATAAAAAGCTTCAAGAGGAAGATATAAACGAAATTTTCAGAATAATGCATACAATAAAAGGATCTTCAGCAATGATGATGTTTAACAACATCTCTGTTCTTGCTCACTCTCTAGAGGATTTATTTTTCTTTATAAGAGAAAATAAAGTCACATCAATTGACTTTGAAAAGTTATCTGAATTAGTTCTTTCAGGTATTGATTTTATAAAGGCTGAAATAGACAAGCTAGAAAATTTTAATGAAGCTGATGGAAATTCTGATACACTTGTAGAGGGTATAAAGGCTCATTTAAGCATTATGAAGGGTAATGAAGATGAAAGTAATGAAATATGTTTGGAAAAGAATGAAGAAGATAAAACTCAATATTATGTAGGTTCTTTTAAAGAGGAACCTTCAGATATTAAAGTAACGAAATATTCTGTATGTATCCTATTTGAAGAAGATTGCGAAATGGAAAATATAAGAGCATATACTGTTTGGCATAACATTAAGGATATTACTACAGAAATTTATTATTTTCCTGAAGATATAATGGAGGATAATGATAGTGCAGAGATTATAAAAAAAGATGGATTTTTAATGTATTTTGCTACTGACAAATCACGATTAGAAGTTGAGGCATTGCTAAATCAAACTGCTTTTGTAAGGAATATGGAGATAAATGAAATTGATGAATATCCGGAGAAAATTACAGCTCCTTCATTTCAAGAGGAAGATACAAATGTCTGCAATACGGAAGAAAAACAAAAAATTTGTGAGGTTGAACACGTCAATAATAAAAACAGTGAAAATAAATCTAAAACATCCAAGCAGCAAAGTATTATAAGTGTAAATATTTCAAAATTAGATATGCTCATGGATTTAGTGGGTGAAATAGTTATTTCAGAAGCTATGGTTACAAGAAATCCTGAAATAGAATCTTTACAATTAGATAGCTTTAATAAAGCTGCAAGACAATTAAGAAAGCTTACAAATGAACTTCAGGATATTGTAATGTCTATACGAATGGTTCCTGTATCCATGACGTTTCATAAAATGAATAGAATAGTTAGAGATATGAGTAAAAAATTAAATAAAGAAGTTGAATTAGAAATTATTGGAGAAGAAACAGAGGTGGATAAAAATATTATAGACCATCTTTCAGACCCTCTTATGCATCTTATAAGAAATTCAGTAGATCATGGGTTAGAGGACAAAGAAACGAGAATAAAAAATGGTAAACCAGAAAAAGGAAAGATAACTTTAGAAGCTAGAGGTGAAGGCGGAGATGTATGGATTGTAATTAAAGATGATGGAAAAGGTATGGATAGAGAAAAAATCTTGAGTAAAGCTAAGGAAAATGGACTCTTAACAAAAAATCCAAATGAGCTTACTGATAAAGAAGTTTTTTCATTTATATTACTACCGGGGTTTTCCACAAAAGAAAAGGTTACAGAGTTTTCTGGACGTGGTGTTGGTATGGACGTAGTGAAAAAAAATATTGATAGTATTGGCGGAAGTATAGTAATAGATAGTATTTCGGGTGAGGGAACTACTATAGTGATAAAAATTCCTTTAACGCTTGCAATAATAGATGGTATGGAAATTGCAGTAGGAAAAACAAAATATACTATACCAACAACTTCTATAAGAGAGTCCTTTAAACCTTCAGCAAAAGATGTTACAGAGGATTGTGATGGAAATGAAATTATTATGATAAGAGGTCAGTGTTATCCCGTACTAAGAATTCACAGGGCTTTCAATATAGAAACTCAGGTTAATTCAATAGAAGATGGAATTATGGTAATGGTAGATGGTGATTTAAAGTCAGCATGTATTTTTGCGGATAGGTTATTAGGAGAACAACAAGTAGTAGTTAAAGCGTTGCCTAAATATATCAAAAAGGTTAAGGGAATTGCAGGATGCACCATATTAGGAGATGGCAGTATAAGCTTAATTATAGATGTAAATGGTATTTTGGAAAGACTGTAA